A segment of the Candidatus Omnitrophota bacterium genome:
TTGTCAATGCGAAAGTAATGAGGAAAAAACACTAATGGATGTAGCAAAAATTAGAGAAAAATTGAACAAAACTCTGCTGATGATGGCTTTGATTCTGGGCGCTTTGCTGATGCTGTTTCCTTTTTTTTGGATGCTTTTTGTCGCTGTCAAAGCGGAAGGGCACGGGTTTAAACTGGATTTTGTTTTTGCCCAGCCGCTGTTTAAGAATTTTACGGCGGTGTGGACTAACGAGTCCTTTCCTTTCTCAAGGTTTTTTATAAATTCCCTTTTTGTGGCCACATCAGGGTCGTTAATGACGGCTCTTTTTTGTTCAATGGGGGCATATGTCTTCGCGAAAAAAAATTTTATTTTTAAAGAAACTCTTTTTTGGATGTTACTGTCAACCCTCATGATTCCCGGTATGATGTACATGGTGCCGCAGTTTGCCATAGTTACAAAACTCGGCTGGATCAATACCTACAGGGGGATGATTATTCCCCATGTGGCGAACATCTTCGGCCTTTTTCTGCTGAGGCAGCATATGGAAACAATTCCCGACGCGCTGATTTCTTCGGCGGAGATTGACGGCGCAAGCGAATGGCAGATTTTTAAAAATATTATTGTTCCCCTGTCCATGCCAGTCATAACCACGGTTTTTCTTTTATCATTTCTTTTTCAGTGGACAAATTTTCTCTGGCAGCTTGTTGTCAATACGCCCGACAGCCTTAAACTGACATTGCCTGTGGGGCTGGCTCTTTTCCGAGGGCAGTATGCCACTCAATGGACATTGCTAATGGCGGCTTCCGCTTTTTCCATAATACCGATTGCCGTGCTTTTTCTGGCGCTTCAGAGATTTTTTATAGAAGGCCTGACGGCGGGGGCGGTGAAAGAATGAGTAAAATAACACGTTACTTTATTACTCTGTTGTTTTGCTTTGCGTTAAACTCCTGCGGCCGGCCCGGGGAGGATAAGCCCGACGGCATAAAGGAAGTTGTCCTCTGGGAAACCTATAACAACGAAGAACATAAAGAGATTGAAATTATAGCGAGGGAATTTGAGAAAGCCAATCCGGGAACGCGGATAAATATTCAGAGAGTGCCGTGGGGAGGCCATG
Coding sequences within it:
- a CDS encoding carbohydrate ABC transporter permease, translated to MGNDELWLRRRGELYPFGYNIGNLACQCESNEEKTLMDVAKIREKLNKTLLMMALILGALLMLFPFFWMLFVAVKAEGHGFKLDFVFAQPLFKNFTAVWTNESFPFSRFFINSLFVATSGSLMTALFCSMGAYVFAKKNFIFKETLFWMLLSTLMIPGMMYMVPQFAIVTKLGWINTYRGMIIPHVANIFGLFLLRQHMETIPDALISSAEIDGASEWQIFKNIIVPLSMPVITTVFLLSFLFQWTNFLWQLVVNTPDSLKLTLPVGLALFRGQYATQWTLLMAASAFSIIPIAVLFLALQRFFIEGLTAGAVKE